The Sabethes cyaneus chromosome 3, idSabCyanKW18_F2, whole genome shotgun sequence DNA window TATCTTACAAGGGTTACATTTTTCTTCGGTTCTGCGAAGTACGGTTCTTCCGATGTTTTGCTGGAATTTGTGGCTTCCAGTAGTTTAGCAGCATTTGTTATCAGCTCGCTTGCGAATAGAACGAACAGATGCTTCAACGCGTCCGCCACATGACTGGATAGGTTGAAGAATGTGATGGCACGGTCGTTACTAGACGATTCACGGTTGGCCCATTCAAATACCTTATAATAGAGCGGGCGGAAGGTACTTTCCGATAGCTTTAAAATCAGTACAACAAAAGCTTTAATCACGTGTTCTTCGGCAATATCAATCGAATGTGGAAGAAATTTATTGCTGGATGAATTATCACATCGGAACTGCAGTGCGGATAAAAAGAAATCCGACAGCTCTGACTGCATCGAATTGAACTCGCTTGTTTGGATGTTGTCGAATGAAATggataaaagtttcatcagtgGTCCAATTGCATCCAAGGCTGCGTCATTAACGAGGTCACCGTACGCTTCTTCGATTGCAGGTAGCAGAACGCGAAGCGGAATTGAAGTGGCAAGTTTTTCCCAGATTTGAGACAGTCTCGAAGATACATTCGATAGGCGTGGGTCATTTTTACCCGAAAGTTTTGCATGCAGTTTGGAAACTCCCACGATGATTGCTTTCAAGTACGGACTGAGGAAGCGAGCCAATGCATCGATAATTTTCAGAATTGATGTAACAATGCTGCTGGTTAGTATATCGAAAGTTTCCTCTGCTTGTACTTGACGAGCAATGAATTTCGTAAGTATTGGGACGTACTTTGGTAGAAACGGAATAGAGTGAGCACCAACATTCACGCTAACTTCTCCAAGACACAGTATTAACGACGCCAGTAGTTGAGGATTTGGATTTTTCTTGTAGTCATGCAACTCTTCAACACACCCAGCTAGAATTGGTTTAAATGGGGCTGGATTTGAGTGAGCTAAGATCTTTGATAGATGTTTGAAAGTTAAATATGTTTCCTGAGCGATTTTAAATCTTGCCGATGTACTCCCAATAACGTTGTCTTCGGCAAAAATCTCCTTTACTAGTTGCATCAGTGGGTTAAGTAGCTCGAGAAGCCTCGAATGGTGAGTTTCATCGAAATAATCTTGACTGTACTGTAGTTTCCTGTTAAAAATGTCAATAACTTTCAAGCGGATCAACAAAGTTCGATGCTTCAGCAATCCACTGAATACGGTGATCATCATGTCGGGTGCCAGCAGAGCAATAACGCCCTCCAAAATTTCATAACATCTGACCAGCGAAATTTCCCAGTAACTTTTTTCCCGGTCGTCGTTTTCACTGCGGGCACGATCTACCATTTTGGCTACAACATTGACGTACGCTAAGCTGCCTACAATCAAATCACGATAGCACACCTTCATTGCGATAGTTTCCTCTTCATTTAGAAGTGCGATTTTGTTTATCACGTGAGTCGACTTTATGAGTGTTCCGACAAATAGACAGCTGGAATACCGATAATGCCGCAGTTGTTTATTCGTATGACTATCAATGCTGAAGATTTCTGTGTCTATAGCGTCAACCTCCATACTAGACTTTTTCGTATCAATTTGTACCGGAAGCTGTTGAATGTATTTCAATATTTGGGTGCAAGTTTCAACAATCACCGATGGTTCAAACTCTCGAACAATGTTCATTGCGATTTCGAGACGTTTGGTAAAGTTTGGTGAGTATTCGGGCTCAATTCGGTGCTTCTTTTTGCCAGCTCTTTTCTCAGACTCTTCTTCCGCTTTTTTACCGCCTTTAATTACATCCGACTCGAGCAAAACTCCTAGGAACATCCACAAATAGTCGGACGGTCCAAGTGTTTGGATTAGCTTAGAGTACAACGGAACACGTCTGTGCTCGGGAACATCCAGAATAACGTCAgagaatatttttaaaattggtACAACTCGTTCTTGATCTGAATGGCCATCGCCGGACTCTCTGCCACTTGCCAATGTGGGTATTattgtttcgattatttttgaAATGATTTGGATGCTGTATACGTCATCATGTCGAACAACGGACGAACCCATGAAGGTGAATATTTCCATCATATTTTGCAACACCTGATCGGGTACAAGGTGTGCCACGTGTGCTAGCAGTAGCAGCGCATGGTGATGTGTTtgaggattttgagttcctcgAATGCACTGAACTATCAGTTCAACTATGAATGCACTACCGGACAGAGCTTCCTGCTCGGGAGCAGCGGCTGCGTCCGTACAACAATGCAAAAGTAAAGACAAAATCATTTGTTTCACATATTCCACTCCGGATTGCTCCTCAAAGTCCAAACATAACTTTAGAATTTCAAATAACTTTGGAACTAGTGCTGCTCTGTTTATCAGTCGTTTTCTATTCTGGAGTAATTCCAGAAGCGTTATTCCTCGTTTCCAACTCGCGGAATCAGGTAAAACAGCTACATCTCCAgatttccttttattttttccCTGATTTTTTTGCTGGTTTTTCATTGCATCCAACATTTCCAGCATCCAACCACCATCCAGTGTTTGATTTTTGAAGAACCTTCCTGCCGCTGCAACAGTTTCAGGATTCTGAGCCGTAGTAGCTGCGTCCACTATCATTCGAAGTAATTTTACGATATTCATTTCGGATAAGGATCCAAAGAGCTCTTCGTCAATGATGTCTGTCAGTAGAATAGCCGTAGAGCAATATTTGCCATCTGCACTTTTCAGCGGCACATGACTCGAAAGCCCAAATTGAAGGAACTTTTCATAAACGGTGATTCCTAGATTCACGTTAATTCTAGCTACCAGAAGTCTAAGAAATCTGGATTCATAAATATCGAAGATATTGCCCAGGTGATCTTGCTGCTTGACCCTGTCCAGTATTTGATTTCCGCGAAATACGGCCTTTGCAAAAATCTCCTCAGAATCAACCAGCTTTAGCATATCCAGAATTCCAGCGGCCAAGTACAGCGGACAATTGGCAACGTTTTTCATTAGTTGCTCCAGCACGTACTCCAGCGAGCCGGATTTATTACGGGAAAATATTGTGAAGAGCACCAGCGAAAGCTGTTCCCCATCCATTGCCAGCTCTTCGCGACGTTTCAACAGCGTCGTAAGAAACGCTTCGAGCGTCGAATTGCTTTTGACGTTTCTCCCCTTTGCCAGGAGTTCCAATGTGTTAACGGCACACTCACGAACTACCGACGAATCGGAGGTTAGACCCAACATAACGTTAAGAAAGATATCGAAGCTCATGGTGCATCCTGCAGGAAGagaaaacaaaggtaaaaaggagtTAAGAATAGTATCTACATATTTGAGGTTATAAGTTGCTTTTGTAAAACAATACGCAATTCTCAGTACGCAATCAGGTTAAAGTTGATATTATGCAGGATGATTGATTTGAAATGTTACTAATTAATGTATAAGAGCATTTTTATTGCAATTGCAAtgttaataaaaaatattacaattttAAAAATACTACTTAAGGATTTGGTTCTAAATTTGCAACTCTAATGAGTGTCTCTCGTAATTTATCTGCTACCCGAAGAATGGCCTCAGTCAGTAAAAAATTCGGGTACCAATCGAAAGAGCGCGagtgcgagccccacctgccattgaacgaacCAATATATTTTGGCCTATATATCGGAATTTTCGAGTTCATCCAATTTATCATTCTTTGTCTGCCCACTTCCTCACTttccaagaaaaaaaattgatacgTATTAAATGAAACTGCTATGAAGACTGCTCTGATCACGTCTCGACGCATTTGCAAGGGATCCAGATCGACAGCGCTTTTCATGGGTTGGTAATTGGAGTGGGTTATTCTAAGGTCACCCTCCGAAGACGTCAAAGCCAATAAAACTGTACTGTACCATTTCAATTCGGTCCGATAGTAAGGGCTGATAGTGACTTCCACTGATAATGTGCCTCTCAATCTCGCGACTAGCGTTGTTGTCTTCGGTTACCAGTGAACAGTCGAACTCATCGAACTCATTGCTGTCGTAGCAATGTATCGagttgtttgaatttttttccCGGTATCGCGAAAATTCTGGGAGGAACAACCATCGAGGGCAGTAACGTGTCCATTGTGAAGCTAAGCAACTCCAATTATACGGTTTGGAAGTTCAAGGCCGAGATGTTGCTGACCTGAGCGGTCTGTGGCGGTACGTTGAGGACTAGGCTCCAAAGCCGGCGACGGTAAAGCTGTTTGCGAAGTTACGCGCTGAAGTAGACTTGGGTGAATAGTTGATTGCTTATAAGTAAAAAGCTCCGTAAGCGAGTGGAGTAAGCGAAAGCGAGGCGAGTGGACATTTGAGCCATGCTAAATGGATCGTGGTGCATCCGGCTACAAGTACCGTGTACATCAATTCTTCGAAAAAGTCCTCGAAAGCCCCATGAAAACCGTCACTTTAGCCGATGAAAAAATCACAAGGGTAAAAAGTGCTGGTGCTGGAGAAATTCCGTGTTACCATGGAGGCGGAAAAACAATCGTTGGCCGAATGCGATAACGAAGAAACAACTGAAGTCAAAAAGTTGTTGTAGTTGATGGAAAATAACACTTGAAAGATAGTAAATCTGCCCGAGAACCGTAAGCCTGTTGATTGCAAGTGGTTGTATAAGAAGGAAGACGTCACCGTAAATGTTGTCCGGTACAAAATAAGGTTGGTCGCTCAGGACTTCTCATAGAATCGTTTAGATGGTGCTCTACTACCACAAATCTTATGGCATACACTAGCGTGCTCAACTCCAGTCTGGAGAAGCGATGTCAAGTGGATAGCGATAGCATTCGATAAAGTACCCGACGAATTAACACTGAAAAAGCTTGAAAAGCTAGGTTTTCCTCATTGGCTCATTTTATGGTTGAATTGGATATATCAGCGGTCATCAGTAATTTCATCGGTCGGTCGAGACAAACAGTTTTTCAACACCATCAGGCGTGCCACAAGGTAGTCACCTTTGTCCCttaattttcatcctgttcgtGAATGACTTGAGCTACCGAATTAACTCTCTTCACCTTATGTACACCAAAGACTTAAAGACCTATCGAACCATTAGCTCGTTGGTCGACTGCACTGTTTTACAGCAAGACCTTAACCAAATAGCCAGTTGGTGTGTCTTAAATGGCATGGATATGAACGCAACAAAGTGCACAACAATAAGTTTTACAGAAGCACGGACGCAGGTGCCTTATGACTACACAGTAAATGGTTTCAGTTTGGATCGTGTTACATCGATAAAAGACTTGGGAGCAGACATCGTCATATAGCACAGAGACGTgtaaaaaacaaacgtgtatctAAGCAGTTTGTCTATGTCTCCTTTGCTTATGCCTGAGCAAGTGTATATTGTGAGATGGTGAATACAACTGAGAGACATGCTTTTGAATAGCGCCCGCACATAGTGAGCACTGTGTTCGGAAAGCTCATAGCAAGCACGGTGCAATGCACTGTGCTTCTTATagctttttgttttgcaaacTTCAACTGGAAATTAAGAATCTCTAGTTCTACTATTTataaaagttattcaaaatctAAAACCATATTTTCTTTACTACAAACTTCGAAGAATATTAAAAGTTAAGGTTTTTATTAGGGGTTAGGTCGTCTGTGTTCATGCCTTACACGTCATCCTGAGCTACAAACGATTGTCGACGAACTTGtagaataaaaatattattccgCTTTCAGCTAAGATTGAACTTGTTAAAGTAACCTTCAATTAATGATTGAAGATATCATTAACCCTTTTAAAATCTCTCAAATCTTTCTATTGTTGCGAAGGTTACGTCTCCTGGGATTATATTACTAAATCGTGGGCAGGTTtattcaaaacctgatccaagACTAGTAAACACTCACATATTGTATGGTATATCTAATCAAGCTATTGGCGAAAATCCATTACCAGACGAGCAGCAGGGCTGGTAGATCCGCTTCCTTTAAGGCATGCTATGTGATGCTTCCTTCCTCCCGGCACCTATTTCTTACATTCCTATATTGTTAATATGCATTTCAAGCAGCCGATGACAGCCATCAATAGCTTGGTCGATAGATTGTAAACCTTATAATAGGTGAGTGTTGATTAATTTTGGAACTAGGCCTATGTTCCAAGCATGGACACTAACAACTTCGTTAGTAAAAATGTGATTTGTCCAATTATTTAAAAACGTGTCACAATATATGTGTTTATTTCTTTTCTGGTACAAGTCCACAACATATGTGGTATCCAAGGAAATAACAGTTATTGTGGTAGATCCAAGCACTGTGCTTCAAGGCAGAGCTACTCAGAGACATTTCTGTGCGAGAGCATGTGCTGTATACTTGGATGTGCCTACGCTGTTTTCAGTTATCCCTTGGCTCGAAAAGCACAGCACACGATAGTCTCTTGCTGATAGAAATAGGCGCCTACTAgtcactttaaaatatattgtgCAGTCCCGGTAGATTTTGTGCTACACAGTAAGAGAATAGTGCTACTCCCAATGTCTGCTTGGGAGTGACGATAAACTGCAAACTCTGTTTCGACGAACACATTAGTGCGACAACTTCCAAGGTTTTTGCCATGTTTGGCTTTATCCGCCGTAACGCACATGTTGAAGATACTATATTGCTCTCTTGTTCAATGTGACCTCGAATACGCTGTTCAAATCATCGAATATGCTGTTCAAATGCTGGCTCCTCACCACATGGCTTGCATTGAAAGAGTGCAAAGTTTTATTGTTCGATGCGTATTACGAAccgtaaaggcccagacacaatgcatacggattttactacgttgcggcaatttgacagtttttccatgggttttctgtcaaatatccgcaacgtagtaaaatccgtatgcattgtattTGGGCCTTAAAGATTACCGCCGTACGAACAAAGATGCCTTCTGATAAGGCTGGACTTTTGCACCAACAATGCATATGCATAACAATGTTTGCTTTTGACGTGCTGAACAACCGAATTGATTACCCAGACCTCTTGCAACTAGCAAACTTTTTCGTCCCACGGCGCGATAGCGCCAACGTTCGATAATCCATGTTGTAAGGCATAGAACTGTTTTTGGACAAAACCATCCGCTGGAGAAATGCTTTAGCTTGTTAAATCAttttagttttcgattttcacgTAAGCAGAGATCGTTTTGAAATTAGCATAAAGCGATTATTATAGATTAAAATCTGTACAGTACTAATTCGGAAgacatagtaaataaataaataaaacgaagtaCGGGGCCGAGTTTGATGAAGTCTTCGCTCTTGTAGTCTGACAAGTCACGTTCCGAAACAGTATGGACAGTGACACTTGGCAATAAAGACGGCGTACCTGTGCGGTAGATTGGATGAAGAAATCTACATGAAACAACTCCAGGGTACGAAACCAGCGGCGTTACGGATGTAGAAGCGAACGTATGCCGTCTCAAGCGCAGTTTGTACGGAATGAAGCAAGCGGCACAAGTGTGGAACAAAACCATCGTCGACGTCTTCAAGTAAGCTGCATTTCATTAGTCAGCTACAGTTGCAAGCCTCTACCTTCGGACTAGGAATTAATGGGTAGAGCTCATTCCTTCTCATCTACGTTGACGACATTCTCGTGCAGCAGCGAGGATAACTTTCAAGTAATGGTTAACCACCTGAAACGATCCTTCAAGTTTGAGTTGGATGACATTCAgctgtttctttggattcactCCGTTTGGTCGCATGAATACCAATGGGTCATGGATATCAGCTAAACAAGAATTCGACGAAACTGCCAAGAAGCAACTTTTACCAAGGCCTGGTGGGAAGTTTGCTGCATATCGCGATGAATTCACGACTGGACATCTGCATTAGCGCCTCAATCTAGCAGCGTTCCGTCAGCAAACCAATGGCTAAGGATTGGAACGAGGCCAAAACACACACGAAACTTTGTGGTGCAGCTTGAATCATCTTCATTAGAGGTTTACAGCGACGCAGATTGGGCTGGGAAGTGGAGACAGACGGAACAGAATGTCTACTTCTAGCTTACTCATTTTCCTCGGTGGCGGAGTCGTGAGTTGGGCTTCAAGGACGCAATCGTGGGTAGATCTTACATTCAGAGAAGCAGAGTACATCGCACTAGCCGAAGTAGGCAAACAACTTCAATGGATACTTTAGCTATTTAACAACCTCGGGAGCCCAATTGATCATCTGATCTGCATCCACGAGAACAATCAAGGCTGCATTATGCAAGTTAAAAATGCGAAAGTAGATCAGTGATCGAAACATGTT harbors:
- the LOC128739163 gene encoding HEAT repeat-containing protein 1 homolog, translating into MTTGLQAQLQRLAAPQTSILYDSRKKFSILFKDGEAANKDREVIYDIGVSGLGELIQLNSSFAYFEDTLFDKTSIGLQRAVENKELNQKLDANIRKFFFHLSPYFMLRPAHKCLEWLIRRFHINEYNREDFVNLILPYHETIIFVRCVQTLTISGDKDPFYWLNGVKKKGVPLSKKAIINHASGRLGFLSTYGKFLVQAVNELDNKANVLQAMIAFYCTTTIGVLDGLETVGEDFVAAILRTLVKGISSKAVDFTAASYMTIGHLVTKATLARKTLESLLVRLCNGMHLSLVGNAVMLMVLIVQTQKEQLGELSDDVVGSILATKWLTQTLAAVKKEGVSVIVLIEVLLENCLRKICRQQADLELCKKFCEELLQEVTLNEEESEVIIQCILDSYFRKVEKAPASSVSSSDDKASEVISLDSEDEDFERKDDNVTRWYSDFLRQLEIQYPNAFDRTVKRVMKGQGNFSQNKRNALRNVLGFLMRVSCDEMETNVFENLFHYDVDRRTDAVRYLVDNFQSISLKNEGSMDLVSDSIYERLEDDKPEVVAEVLKLKVVDLVQLIGKDRLIEKLSKISLKCLRYMDRWESVTPEVIKLLTNRIVYEKTNVNKIIIALYPFLFPPEGDVLGEKIAMLVLSTEFSKKYNILMLSTNQMENIDCNSILNTLEEIVGTGQHFHAIQVCFNVLLVTSSLPPNASVKLATRVFRFANRLLSGKFKYAPSSSLKCLKSNRLPMDIHVIISGYLIERVQFDTQNVNLSNQTESFSLQLKVYQLLVEKYFEMKDEHGEIKKVYGKELSKFLKKLYPVVEDRIEFLTRFYTAHLIETESSEGDNKSTVIGPELQIRTFQLLNAMIVQTGCTMSFDIFLNVMLGLTSDSSVVRECAVNTLELLAKGRNVKSNSTLEAFLTTLLKRREELAMDGEQLSLVLFTIFSRNKSGSLEYVLEQLMKNVANCPLYLAAGILDMLKLVDSEEIFAKAVFRGNQILDRVKQQDHLGNIFDIYESRFLRLLVARINVNLGITVYEKFLQFGLSSHVPLKSADGKYCSTAILLTDIIDEELFGSLSEMNIVKLLRMIVDAATTAQNPETVAAAGRFFKNQTLDGGWMLEMLDAMKNQQKNQGKNKRKSGDVAVLPDSASWKRGITLLELLQNRKRLINRAALVPKLFEILKLCLDFEEQSGVEYVKQMILSLLLHCCTDAAAAPEQEALSGSAFIVELIVQCIRGTQNPQTHHHALLLLAHVAHLVPDQVLQNMMEIFTFMGSSVVRHDDVYSIQIISKIIETIIPTLASGRESGDGHSDQERVVPILKIFSDVILDVPEHRRVPLYSKLIQTLGPSDYLWMFLGVLLESDVIKGGKKAEEESEKRAGKKKHRIEPEYSPNFTKRLEIAMNIVREFEPSVIVETCTQILKYIQQLPVQIDTKKSSMEVDAIDTEIFSIDSHTNKQLRHYRYSSCLFVGTLIKSTHVINKIALLNEEETIAMKVCYRDLIVGSLAYVNVVAKMVDRARSENDDREKSYWEISLVRCYEILEGVIALLAPDMMITVFSGLLKHRTLLIRLKVIDIFNRKLQYSQDYFDETHHSRLLELLNPLMQLVKEIFAEDNVIGSTSARFKIAQETYLTFKHLSKILAHSNPAPFKPILAGCVEELHDYKKNPNPQLLASLILCLGEVSVNVGAHSIPFLPKYVPILTKFIARQVQAEETFDILTSSIVTSILKIIDALARFLSPYLKAIIVGVSKLHAKLSGKNDPRLSNVSSRLSQIWEKLATSIPLRVLLPAIEEAYGDLVNDAALDAIGPLMKLLSISFDNIQTSEFNSMQSELSDFFLSALQFRCDNSSSNKFLPHSIDIAEEHVIKAFVVLILKLSESTFRPLYYKVFEWANRESSSNDRAITFFNLSSHVADALKHLFVLFASELITNAAKLLEATNSSKTSEEPYFAEPKKNVTLVRYILRTLLSVFVNDNQNFINSIRFDTLLQPIVDQLENATVFEDEEVRRLVVDCLAQLAVAVADDTLWRQLNHQVLLKTRNNDSEVRLFALEACKQIALKIGENFAPLLPESIPFLAELLEDENETVEKAVKKTIREIEKVTGEPLHKYM